A DNA window from uncultured Methanoregula sp. contains the following coding sequences:
- a CDS encoding PAS domain S-box protein, producing MYRSRILVLLSLSAVTLGVNLVGMMAGLTSVLPHLLYFPAILASYWYPRRGLIFAFVIAVLYALMVVLLVPLNVMVGIETIARMAILVLVGSVVALLSWNLASSEQQLQDIIEFLPDPLFAVNKDGTIIAWNRAVEEMTGKEKSAMLGRGNFEYSLAFYPERRPMLAGLILKNEGDIQKKYPSVRRESRRLVSESYLPQFHGGRGAHLRFSATALQDARGNCIGAIESIRDISDQVMTESALKNAGYRLNALSGILRHDMSRVLAVLYGRLRLGVMKFSDPAVINFIAEIKESTNGLQHQIDISREFRDIGTTPPGWIPVQKAVLEAAGQLDLKTISLRAWTERLEVFSDPHLPVVFYHILHNALKESSGVKNVVITYHIRGNGCAIMVEDDGNGIPDSEKEELFLGREDSYGRGLFLSHEIVSLTGMTITETGIYTKGARFEILVPSEGYRINGMEG from the coding sequence GTGTATCGCAGCCGTATCCTGGTACTTCTCTCGCTCTCGGCAGTCACGCTTGGGGTGAATCTCGTGGGAATGATGGCAGGTCTCACATCTGTCCTTCCCCATCTGCTCTATTTCCCGGCCATACTTGCCTCTTACTGGTATCCCCGTCGCGGGCTCATATTCGCGTTTGTCATCGCAGTCCTCTATGCCCTCATGGTCGTCCTGCTCGTTCCCCTGAACGTGATGGTTGGCATTGAAACCATTGCGCGTATGGCAATCCTCGTGCTTGTTGGCAGTGTTGTTGCCCTGCTATCATGGAATCTTGCAAGTTCCGAACAGCAGCTCCAGGACATCATCGAATTCCTGCCAGATCCGCTCTTTGCGGTCAACAAGGATGGAACCATAATCGCGTGGAACCGGGCTGTTGAAGAGATGACCGGAAAAGAAAAATCTGCCATGCTGGGCCGGGGCAATTTTGAATATTCCCTTGCATTTTATCCTGAACGGCGCCCCATGCTGGCGGGCCTGATCCTCAAAAACGAAGGCGATATCCAGAAAAAGTACCCTTCTGTCCGCAGGGAGTCCCGGCGACTGGTCTCGGAATCCTATCTGCCGCAGTTCCACGGAGGGCGGGGAGCACACCTGCGTTTCTCTGCAACGGCCCTCCAGGATGCCCGCGGGAACTGCATCGGTGCTATCGAATCCATCCGGGATATTTCCGACCAGGTAATGACCGAGTCTGCGCTCAAGAACGCAGGATACCGCCTTAATGCGCTTTCAGGGATCCTACGCCACGACATGTCCCGGGTGCTTGCCGTTCTGTACGGCCGGCTGCGGCTCGGTGTAATGAAATTTTCTGACCCGGCGGTTATCAATTTTATTGCCGAAATAAAGGAATCAACAAACGGCCTCCAGCACCAGATTGATATATCCCGTGAGTTCCGGGATATCGGGACCACCCCTCCGGGGTGGATCCCTGTACAAAAAGCGGTTCTTGAAGCTGCAGGACAGCTGGATCTCAAAACGATCTCGCTTCGGGCCTGGACTGAACGGCTCGAAGTCTTCTCCGACCCGCACCTGCCGGTGGTCTTTTATCATATCCTTCACAATGCGCTCAAAGAATCCTCCGGGGTAAAAAATGTAGTCATTACCTACCATATTCGCGGAAACGGGTGTGCGATCATGGTTGAGGATGACGGGAACGGTATTCCGGATTCAGAAAAGGAGGAGCTGTTCCTTGGAAGAGAAGATAGTTACGGGCGCGGGCTCTTCCTCTCCCATGAGATCGTCTCCCTCACCGGCATGACCATCACCGAGACCGGCATCTACACAAAAGGTGCACGATTCGAGATCCTGGTTCCCTCGGAAGGGTACCGTATTAACGGAATGGAGGGGTGA
- a CDS encoding GNAT family N-acetyltransferase gives MMDPVPRVHPESSPLKPVTGLGSVRVRELLPDEFGLADVIWKEYHETKGDPGLDRIFAVFTGKTPVSLARCRKHPDGFEVDGIYTPESYRGKGYSRLAVGALVEACHNDILYMYAVRHLVPFYATFSFEPIPETALPATIRERYTWAAGNLEGAEVLPMRRNAGWSWV, from the coding sequence ATGATGGATCCGGTACCGCGTGTGCATCCCGAATCCTCTCCCCTCAAACCTGTAACTGGGTTAGGATCTGTCCGAGTCCGGGAACTCCTGCCGGACGAATTCGGCCTTGCCGATGTGATCTGGAAGGAATACCATGAGACCAAAGGCGATCCGGGTCTGGACAGGATCTTTGCGGTTTTTACCGGAAAGACTCCGGTCTCCCTTGCCCGCTGCCGGAAGCATCCCGACGGATTTGAAGTGGACGGGATCTACACTCCTGAAAGTTATCGTGGCAAGGGATATTCACGCCTGGCGGTGGGTGCACTTGTGGAAGCCTGCCACAATGATATTCTCTACATGTACGCTGTACGGCACCTGGTTCCTTTTTACGCCACGTTCTCGTTTGAGCCGATTCCCGAGACCGCGCTTCCAGCCACGATCCGGGAACGGTATACCTGGGCAGCCGGTAACCTCGAGGGTGCCGAAGTCCTGCCCATGCGCCGGAATGCCGGGTGGTCCTGGGTCTGA
- a CDS encoding histone deacetylase, with protein sequence MNVSAITGSVFKNHDCKGHSECHDRLLSVLEGMPKDIPVYEPVRATLAQLERVHVPGYLKWLERQCTKHVDFCSLDEYVYTGGYFENNVLVPGYLDSNTYINPCSYEVATYAAGSAVRAVEHALSGERCFALVRPPGHHAEADKAMGFCLLNNTAVAAAEALNAVDRVAIIDWDAHHGNGTQSIFYDEGRVLYCSIHERECFPHTGLIEETGRGKGEGCTINAPLPRNSGIADFQEVFSEIFVPALRRYRPGLVIISAGQDTLADDPLGSMKLDPDDFGLLTHFVLESADCPLALVLEGGYGPSHAEAISSIFGVLLGKSPKKSLKKTPGKETLETVSLLKKLHRLST encoded by the coding sequence ATGAATGTTTCTGCAATAACCGGTTCGGTTTTCAAGAATCACGACTGCAAAGGCCACTCGGAATGTCATGACCGACTCCTCTCCGTGCTTGAGGGGATGCCAAAGGATATACCGGTGTATGAGCCCGTCAGGGCAACCCTTGCCCAGCTGGAACGGGTGCATGTTCCTGGATACCTGAAATGGCTTGAACGGCAGTGTACAAAACACGTGGACTTCTGTTCCCTCGACGAATACGTGTACACCGGGGGGTATTTCGAGAACAACGTTCTGGTACCCGGCTATCTTGACTCCAACACGTACATCAACCCCTGTTCGTACGAAGTTGCCACATATGCTGCAGGATCCGCAGTGCGGGCCGTGGAGCATGCCCTCTCCGGGGAGCGGTGCTTTGCCCTGGTCCGGCCCCCGGGACACCATGCCGAAGCCGACAAGGCCATGGGATTCTGTCTCCTGAACAATACCGCTGTTGCTGCCGCGGAAGCCCTGAACGCGGTTGACCGGGTGGCAATCATCGACTGGGACGCCCACCACGGCAATGGCACGCAGAGTATCTTTTATGACGAGGGACGCGTTCTTTACTGTTCGATCCACGAGAGAGAATGTTTCCCCCACACGGGACTCATCGAAGAGACGGGCAGGGGGAAGGGAGAGGGGTGCACAATCAATGCCCCGCTTCCCAGGAACTCAGGGATTGCGGATTTCCAGGAAGTTTTTTCAGAGATCTTTGTCCCGGCGTTGAGGCGATACAGGCCGGGCCTTGTCATCATCTCGGCCGGGCAGGATACCCTTGCAGACGATCCTCTCGGATCCATGAAACTGGATCCCGATGATTTCGGGCTTCTCACCCATTTCGTCCTTGAATCAGCAGACTGCCCGCTCGCCCTTGTCCTTGAAGGGGGGTACGGTCCATCACATGCAGAAGCGATCAGCAGCATATTCGGCGTTCTGTTGGGAAAATCTCCAAAAAAGAGTCTGAAAAAAACACCGGGAAAAGAGACCCTTGAGACGGTCAGCCTGCTGAAAAAACTGCACAGGCTTTCCACATAA
- a CDS encoding formate/nitrite transporter family protein, whose product MVFHPPVAITAKAGDAGKYKVGLPAWNMVLRGFMSGAYIAMGAALATVCSTGIMATDAALRYGTASPGFAQLILGAVFPVGLIITVLTGAELFTGDAMLAPMAAFIHKVTWMQVINLWIFVYIGNLIGSIVFAYIMAYGPFVSFDGAGVATVSAFGTRAIAIAGAKVSYVGMMGMWSAFLKGIACNWLVNLAILLGICADDAVGKFFGIWFPIMAFVSSGFEHCVANMYFIPAGILTQGFITDPTKINASLNWVTMWTSNLIPVTIGNIVGGLVFVGVIYWVAFRKEIAALK is encoded by the coding sequence ATGGTGTTTCATCCTCCGGTAGCAATTACCGCGAAGGCAGGAGATGCCGGTAAGTACAAAGTCGGCTTACCGGCCTGGAACATGGTCCTCCGTGGATTCATGTCGGGCGCTTATATCGCAATGGGTGCTGCTCTTGCAACGGTCTGTTCAACGGGAATTATGGCAACTGACGCGGCACTGCGGTATGGTACAGCAAGCCCCGGTTTCGCACAGTTGATCCTTGGTGCCGTCTTCCCGGTCGGGCTTATTATCACCGTTCTTACGGGTGCTGAGCTCTTCACCGGTGACGCAATGCTCGCCCCCATGGCAGCATTCATCCACAAGGTCACCTGGATGCAGGTCATCAACCTGTGGATTTTCGTGTATATCGGCAACCTGATTGGATCGATAGTATTTGCCTACATCATGGCCTACGGTCCGTTCGTCTCGTTCGATGGAGCCGGTGTAGCGACAGTATCAGCTTTCGGTACACGGGCGATTGCCATAGCCGGAGCGAAAGTCAGTTACGTCGGAATGATGGGCATGTGGTCTGCATTCCTTAAGGGCATTGCCTGCAACTGGCTCGTCAACCTCGCTATCCTGCTCGGTATCTGTGCAGATGATGCAGTTGGCAAGTTCTTCGGCATCTGGTTCCCGATCATGGCCTTCGTTTCCAGCGGATTCGAACACTGTGTTGCAAACATGTACTTCATCCCCGCAGGTATCCTGACCCAGGGATTCATCACTGACCCAACGAAGATCAATGCCAGCCTCAACTGGGTTACCATGTGGACTTCAAACCTCATACCGGTTACCATTGGTAACATCGTCGGCGGATTGGTGTTCGTTGGTGTAATTTACTGGGTTGCATTCAGAAAAGAGATTGCAGCACTCAAGTAA